The DNA region GAAAGCTTAGTAGCTGCTCTTTGCCGGATCAGGGCAGGAAAATGTTATTTCAATAGCGAAAGCACTTTAAGGATGAAGGTTGCTCCTTCATCCTTAAAGTGCTTTCTGTATGATAAAAAATATATTTAATTAGGATGTGAACCGATGGGAAAACGCAGAACGGCTTTCGTTTGCCAGGAATGCGGCTATGACACGGGAAAATGGCTGGGAAAGTGTCCGGGCTGCGGCGGATGGAATACGATGGTGGAAGAGGTGATTGCGCCTGAACCTTCTAAGGCGGGAATCGCTCTGGGATTATCTACCGGGTTGTCGCCGGTGCCGATTGGCGAGGTGGATACCAAAGATGCGCCCCGTTTTTCTACCGGGTCCGGTGAATTGGATCGGGTTCTCGGCGGCGGCGGAATTCCCGGTTCAATGGTGCTGGTGGTGGGCGATCCCGGAGTGGGAAAATCCAGTCTGACACTTAAGGTTTGCTCCTATGTGGCCAGGCAGCGGGGAAAGGTGCTGTATGTTACCGGCGAAGAAAGTACCCGCCAGGTCAGGATGCGGGCCGACCGGCTGAAGGCTGTTGAGAATGAACTATATGTGCTGAGTGAGACCAATTTGGATGTGATTGAGCAGCATGCTTTGAAATTAAAGCCGGATGTACTAGTTATTGATTCGATTCAAACAGTATTCCGGCCGGAACTTCAAAGTGCGCCGGGCAGCGTAAGTCAAGTACGGGAAAGTGCGGCTCAGTTGCTGCGGCTGGCAAAGACGCACTCGATTGCTACTTTCATAGTGGGGCATGTTACGAAAGACGGTACGCTGGCAGGGCCGAGGGTTTTGGAGCATATTGTGGATACGGTGCTTTACTTTGAGGGGGAACGGAATTCCCAGTTCCGGGTGCTGCGGGCGGTAAAAAATCGTTTTGGCAGTACCAATGAGATCGGGTTATTCGAGATGCGCAGTGAAGGACTGCTGGATGTGCCGGATGCTTCCAAGTTGTTTTTGTCCGAGCGGCCGCTGAATGTGCCCGGCAGTGTTGTTGTGCCGACGATTGAAGGAACCAGACCCTTATTAGTGGAGATTCAGGCTTTGGTCAGCAGTTCTCCCTTTATGCCGCCGCGGCGGACCTCCGATAGTGTGGATAGTAAGCGGATTCAGCTTTTGCTGGCTGTGCTGGAAAAAAGAGTGGGACTGCTGTTGGGAAATTCCGATGTGTACGTAAAAGTGGCCGGCAGCATTAAGGTAGAGGAGCCGGCAATTGATTTGGGAGTGGCAGTGGCTTTGACTTCCAGTTTCCGCAATCGCAGGACGGCAGGGAATACGGCTGTCTTCGGTGAAGTGGGTTTGGCCGGTGAAGTGCGGGCTGTGACTCAGGCGGAATCCCGTATTCGGGAAGCGGAAAAGATGGGCTTTAAGAAAATTATTTTGCCGCAAGGCAATGTAAAAGGGCTTTCCCTGGCTTCGTCGATACCTTTGGTGGGAGTGGAAACAGTGGCCGAAGGATTGGAAGCGGCTCTGGAATAAATATAGATGCGGATAGATGTAAAAGGGGGGCAGGATTTTACCGCAGCGAAGTCGTATATGATAGTTTGTTTCAGAAAAAGGAAAACCAATGTTTCAGAGGCGATGGAGGTCATGGTGTATGAGTAAAAATCGGGAAGAACGATTATGGGATGCCAGATTTATTAAAACGCTGCAATCAGTTGCACCTGGTACGCCTCTGCGGGAGGGCCTGGAGAATATTTTGCGGGCAAAAATGGGAGCGTTGATATTGGTTGGCGACAGCCCGGCGCTTATGGAAGTAGTGGACGGCGGGTTTTTGCTAAACTGTGAGTATACGCCGGCCGGTTTTTATGAATTGGCTAAAATGGATGGTGCCTTGGTCTTATCCAATGATGCCAGCCATATTATTTATGCCAATGCCCAGCTGGTGCCGAATTCCAATATTATTACCAGGGAAACCGGTACCCGCCACCGGACGGCGGAACGGGTGGCCCGGCAGACAGGCGCCTTGGTGATTGCTATTTCCCAGAGACGCAACCTGGTTACTTTATATTTGGGGAATTTGCGTTATACGCTCAAGGATATTGCCGTAATACTCAATCGGGCAAACCAAGCGCTGCAGGCGCTGGAAAAATACAAGGCGGTGCTGAGCAAAGGGTTAATTACATTAAGCGCTTTGGAGTTTGAGGATTTGGCCACTTTAGCGGATGTGGCATCGTTGGTGATCCGGGCGGAAAAGGTCAAACGCATTGCCAGGGATATTGCCAGGGATATTATTGAACTGGGACGGGAAGGCCGGCTTATCAGCATGCAGATGGAAGAAGTAATTTCGGAAGAAGATGATGTTCAGTTTTTAATTAAGGATTATTGTCTTAGTTCCGGCAGCACAGCTCATGAACAGGCCGGAGTTCAGCTGGCCGAGCTGTCGGAAGAAAATCTGGAGCCATATAATGTATGCCGCATTTTGGGATATGGCGTTACTCCCAATGCCATCGACATACCGGTTGCGCCTCGGGGCTACCGGGCGCTGCAGCTGATTCCCAGACTGCCGTCACTGGTTGTTGAAAATCTGGTGGCGCATTTCAAAACACTGCATCACATCTATAATGCAACCATCACGGAGCTGGATGATGTGGATGGGATTGGCGAAGTTCGGGCAAAAACAATCAAAGACGGTTTAAAACGTGTGCGGGAACAGGCACTGCTCGACGGTCATATGTAGCAATTTTACGGCGGGCTATGGTTCGCTTGTTTTAGCGGGATTTTCTTGGGACGGAAGCTTTTGTTTGTATTTTTCCAGATCCAGGGTTTTAATAAAGCGGGCATAAGCCCGATTCTCCTCGATTTTGACGATTTGGTAATAACGGTTGTCTTCCGACAGTACCTCATCCCCCAGATTGACTACTAAGGGGACGTACATAATGGTATGCCCGTCGTCTTCGTCAATAATGAGATAGTAATCATATACTTTCTGCGGGGGCTGTTCCGGCTTTTGCTGTACCGATAAAATATTAAGGGGTAACAGATGCAGCATACTCAGGCTGAAAACAATGATACCACATAGTATAATTCCACTGCCCCAATAGAACAGACGGCGTTTTCCCGCCATTGCCATAAGCGACAACTCCTTAGTCTTTCCGCTTTTTACGGGAGCCGAAAAAATTGATGAATTCATATTTGCGAAAACGTGCTAATTTTGCTTTGGCCTCCTGCCAGCTGCCGGTGCTGAGATAAAGGTAGGCGATGGCACCGAGGATGAAAGCTGCCAGGATAAAAAACAGATCGTGAACGGTACTTTCGGGAAATTCGGCCGCAGCGCCGGCCGCGTCCCCGGCCGCAGTATCAGTCATTCCAGCAGGCGGGATCGGATTGCTGTCGCCGGAGATTGCAGCGGCAGAGTCCGGGACTGGGCCGGGAGGCAAAAAGGAAGGGACAACATCGGCGAAGAGGGTGGCGCTGTAGGCGGCAGCTTGCAATGTATTATACTGGGTGCCAATCTCAAGCAGCATCGACCGGGGATTTAAATCCTGATTATAATTGCCGCGGGCGATGAAAATTCCCCGGATGAGGCTCTTGTATCTGGCGTCTGCCGCTGCTTTAATTCTTTTGGCATAATCGAGAGTAGTGGCTTGATTTTGGTTCTGCTGGCCGACTACCAATAAAATTTTAGCGGCTGTCTGCCCGTTTATGGTGGTTTGGTAGAAAGCGACAGGCGCACTGTCCCGATGAAGATCAAATAACGTTGCCGGCTGTTGCTTCAGCAGTTTTAGGAAAGTGCGGCGGGAGCGCTGGTAAGCATTGGCATCATGAGGCTCATGCAGGGTTTTATCATGGATGGTCTGAAACCCCAGTTCCGCCAGACGACTGGTAAGAGCATCGCCTACCAGCATGATGCTGCCCCTGCCGGAAATGGAGGCTTTGCCATCAGTGGGAATATAGCTTTCATCCGTATGGGTGTGATAAACGGCAATGATCGGCCGAGACGGAGCGGCCTGGGCGGGAACTGCCACGGCTTCGTCAAACAGAATTGCTCTGCCGGAGAGAACCCGTGCTTTTGCCATTCTTCCTTCAACCGCGGTAATTTCGTAGAGATGGTTTGCTTCGTCAATATAATGGTCGCCGGGATGAACCGTAAGTCCGGTTTGCAGGATGATAATGCCGCTATCATCAATGGCCGTAATATAGCCGTCATCGATTTCCTGATTCTCCCAAGAAACGGATGATGCCGCTACACTGAATCCGGGAAAGGTGCCAAGCAGCCATAGGACGGATAATGCGGCAAAGAGTAGGCGCAGCATGGTCACACCTCATTATCAAAAATATGATTACTGGTATCATTTCCTCTTAACAGAAGGTTTATGTAAGGGGAAGGAAGAGTAAAAAAAGTACAGCGATGATCGCTGTACTTTTTACTCTTATGAATTTTGCTAGGAGAGGTGAAAAAATCCTAACGTAGTTACATTGTCGAACTCCCGGTTCAGTACGTCTTCCAGCTTTAATCCCGATAAATTACATAAAGCTGCTAAATAAAACAGATTATGGCCGATTTCCTTGGTTAGAATTTCCTGACAGCTATCACAAGGTATACCTGACAGATGAGAAGACATAAAGCTTTTTAAATCGCTGTATTGGGTATCAGCCGGAACTTGCTGACGGGATGCGTTAACAGTAATACAGCCGCATTCGGTGACGGCTTTCGCAAATGCCCGGTTAACGCGGGCGGTAGATTCCTGATATTTGGTTAAAACATCGAGTACACTACGGTGGCGGATCAAGTAGTCATCAACAGCGTTCTGAAAATCCTGGCAACATTTCGCTTGCATTTATCGCGACACCTCACTTTAAAATTAATTATATAAATACCGGTCTACCGTTGTCAATGGGTTTGACCGAAAAGGATCAGCAATGTTGGTAATTGAGAACTGGAATATAAGGCGTGTGGGGTAAGTGCGGCACAAAATTGAGTTTTTATTATTGACAACAGGCGCAATGCTATGCTAAAATAAATAATTTTGACAAAAACGAATCTTTATGCTATAATTTTTCCATAGCAGGAGGTGCTGCGAGTGTTGAGTGTAGGGGACAAAGTGGTTTATCCCATGCATGGCGCTGGTGTGATTGAAGCCATTGAAGAGCATGAGGTGCTTGGGCAGCGACAACTTTATTATATCCTTACAATGCCTTATGGCGGCATGAGAGTCATGATCCCGCTAAAAAATGTAGATAATGTTGGTCTGCGGGAAGTGATTGGTCCGCCGGAAGTGGAAAAGGTGGCTGGTATTTTGCAAGCCGCTGCTTCGCCGGTGAATACCAGTTGGAATCGCCGATTTAATTTGAATCTGTCTAAAATAAAAAGTGGCAGTATATATGAGGTGGCAGAGGTCGTACGCAATTTGATGCTGCAGGATCAGGCAAAAAAGTTGTCTACCGGAGAACGGAGACTGTTGGATACCGCCCGACAAATTTTAGTCAGCGAACTGGTATTGGCTTGCGGTAAGGATGTAAATAGTGTGGAAGAATGGCTAAGCGGTTTAATACAAGGAAGTACGCCAGGAAACTGACGTATTTTTTTGCCCATTTATGGTTAAAATAGAATTTGATTTCCACGTTTTTCCTTTTAACGGGAATGCTTGTGGGAAAGGGGAATTTCCTATATAATTAATAATTAAGTATAGGGATGAGAGGGGGTGAAGGAGTTTGTTAGATAAAATTTTACGTGCTGTGATTACGGTACTGACAGCAATTGCCGGATTAATGCTGACGGAATGGATCAGCCGTTTTTTACCTTCCATCGTAAGTGTTGATTTTTTGCGCATGGGTATATTCGGCAGTACTGTGGCTGCGATTCTGTCTCTTATTTTCGGTGCGGCCATAGGTGGTGCGATTGGGTTCTTAGTTGCTCCGTTTTTTATTAAGTATTTATGGCAATTTACTTACTGGGTAGAAGCACGACTGAACAAAATGCCGGTATATGATGTTGTGGCGGGAGCTATCGGTCTTGCAATAGGACTTATAATTTCCAATTTGTTGGGTTCCGCATTCTTACCGATTCCAATTGTCGGTAGCTACGTTCCGGGTGTGCTTAGCATTATTCTCGGTTATTTGGGAATTAACATCGCCATTCACAAGCGGGAGGAATTATTTAGTCTGCTGGGGTCTATACCCTGGGTGGGCAAGGATCGTCAGAAGGATAAACATGAGGAGAGTGCCTGCGGGTGCAAGATACTCGACACCAGTGTGATCATTGACGGACGCATTGCCGATATTTGCAAGAGCGGTTTTATTGAGGGAACGCTGCTTATACCGGTTTTTGTTTTGGAGGAACTGCAGCATATTGCGGATTCTTCCGATTTATTAAAACGCAATCGGGGACGCCGCGGCCTGGATATACTGAACCGCATTCAAAAGGACTTGGGGATGCTTGTTAAAATTGACAACCATGATTTCGAAGATATCGCTGAAGTGGATTCCAAACTGGTCAAACTGGGCCAGCTCCTGGGAGCCAAAGTGCTTACTAATGATTACAATCTGAATAAGGTTGCCGAACTTCAGGGTGTACAGGTATTGAATATTAACGAGCTGTCCAATGCCGTGAAGCCGGTGGTACTGCCGGGGGAAGAGATGACGGTTCGTATCGTGAAAGACGGTAAGGAATTTGGTCAGGGAGTAGCCTATCTGGATGATGGCACTATGATTGTAGTAGATGGCGGTAAGAAGTATATTGGGGAGACCGTTACCGTACTGGTAACATCGGTATTGCAGACAGCAGCCGGTCGGATGATTTTTGCCAAACTCAAGGCTGTGGAAAAAGGAGCCTAAAAGATATGAAGGTGACAGCGGTTATTGCTGCCGCCGGACAAGGCAGACGTATGGGCGGGGGGATAAACAAGATTTTTATCCCCCTTTTTGATTGCCCAATCCTGGTACATAGTGTACGGATGTTTTCTCACTGTCCGGCAGTGGACAGTCTGGTGATTGTGTCTGCCGCCGGCGAAGCGGCACAGGTGGAGGAATTGCTGAGAAATTTGACAGATGTTAAGCCCTGGCAGGTAGTGGAAGGCGGCAGCGAGCGGCAGTATTCTATTGCCAGGGCGCTGACCGCGATTGAGACAGAGACGGATATCATAGTGATCCATGATGGCGCCCGGCCGCTGGTGGAAGCTCCGGCGATTGAACAGGTCATCGCGACAGCCAGACAGTACCGGGCGGCAGGAATTGCAGTCCCGGTCAAGGATACGATAAAAAGCGTGAATGAGGCAGGGTTTATTACAGAAACGCCAGAACGGAAAGCTCTCTGGGCGATGCAAACTCCCCAGGCGTTTGAGGCCGGGTTGCTTCGCCAAGCTTACCTGGAGGCAGACCGGCGGCAGTACTTGGGCACGGATGATGCTGGCTTGGTGGAACGACTGGGGATACCGGTAAAAATTGTAGCCGGTAGTTACCGGAATATTAAAATCACGACGCCGGAAGACCTGATTATAGCTCAGGCATTGATGAAGCAGGGAGAGAAACAGGACATGCTGCGTATGGGAATGGGGTATGACGTACATTGCTTGGTGGAAGGCCGCAAGCTGATACTGGGGGGGGTGGATATACCCTATAGGAAAGGGCTGGAAGGCCATTCGGATGCGGATGTACTATTGCATGCGGTTCAAGATGCTTTGTTGGGAGCGGCAGCATTGGGGGACATTGGCTGTCATTTTCCTGACAGTGATCCCCGCTACAAGGGTGTGTCCAGTCTGCTCCTTCTGGAAAGAGTAAAGCTCATTATCAAAAATCACGGCTACAGGGCACATAATATTGATGCGACAATTGTTGCGGAGAAACCGAAATTAGCCGGATATATTGAAACCATGAATCGTAATATTGCAGTTGCTTTGGATATTGGCATCCAGCAGGTCAATGTCAAAGCAACGACGACAGAGGGGCTTGGTTTTGCCGGTAGAGGAGAAGGAATTGCCGCTTATGCAGTGGCGACGTTGCTGCCGCAGAAATAAATGTGAATAAAAACCGCGAATAAATCCATATTATAATTATATCGTAAATGAATTTGCCTCCTTATATCTGCTCTCTCGGTAAGGGGTGATTATTATGCGCTGGTTGGTCGTTTTGCTATGGAGTGCCATGATTTTTTTTCAGACGATTCCAGTTCAAGCGGCTGATTTGAAAATGAATATTAATATTGTGCGCCAGGACGACGGGATTACCTGGGGTGAACTGTGGTATGACGATACAATGGTATGGCGGCTGACATTTCTGACGGATGGAGCGAAACCGGTAATTGCCGGTAATGTTCCGGCGACTACTTTTATCACGCCGGATATTGTGAATGGCTTTTTTTTATTGAAAGTGCAGTGAACGCCGCTTGGTCACTGGATAAATGGGACTAAAATTCAGCTAGAGATCAAACTCCGACTGAATTTTAGTCCCATTTGATTTTGCAGGGTTCGGGAAAATCTGTTAAAATAGCATTGGCTAGAATTGTTTGGAGGGAATGTATATGTTGCAAAAGGAAATGCGGGTACGGTTTGCGCCCAGCCCGACCGGACCGTTTCATATTGGCGGTGCCCGTTCGGCGTTGTTTAACTGGCTGCTGGCCCAAAAATGCGGCGGCAAACTGGTGCTCAGAATCGAAGATACGGATTTGGAACGTTCCAGTAAAGAATCGGAGGAAAATATTAAAGACGCACTGCGGTGGCTGGGAATCACCTGGGATGAGGGGGCCGATATGGGAGGACCTTATGGGCCTTATCATCAAACCGAGCGTCTGGATATTTATCGTCAATATACTGAGAAAATGCTGGCAAGCGGTCAGGCTTATTACTGTTATTGCAGTGAAGACGAGGTAGAAACCGAGCGTCAAGCACAGCTGGCGAAGGGGGAAACACCCCGCTATTCGGGACGTTGCCGCAATTTGACGGCGGAAGACCGGGCCAGGTTAGAGGCGGAAGGGCGTAAGCCGGTGGTGCGCTTTAAGGTGCCGCAAAATCAGCAGATTGTATTTAAGGATTTGGTGCGGGATACTGTCAGCTTTGATTCCAATGGGATTGGCGACTTTGTGATCGTGAAATCAGACGGCATTCCTGTTTATAATTACGCAGTCGTGATTGATGATGCCTTGATGCGGATTACTCATGTGATCCGGGCGGAAGAACATTTGTCTAACACCCCGCGGCAAGTACTGCTGTATCAGGCCTTAGGGTTTGAATTGCCGCAGTTTGGCCATATTTCCCTTATTCTGGGCAAAGATCGCACTAAGATGAGCAAGCGTCATGGTGCCACTTCAGTGGAGCAGTACCGTGACTTAGGCTATCTGCCGGAAGGTATCGTTAATTTTCTGGCCCTGCTGGGCTGGGCGCCTACCGGTGAGCAGGAGATATTTTCTCGGGAAGAATTGGTTCAGCAGTTTTCTATGGAGCGGGTGGCCAAAAATCCGGCGGTTTTTGATATTGATAAATTGAATTGGATTAACGCACACTATATCCGGCAGGCCGACCCGGAAAAAATTATGGAATTGGCATTGCCCCATCTGAGGGCCGCAGGTTATATCGGGGATGAACTGACGACGGAAAAGCGGACCTGGCTGGTGGAAGTTGTTGCTGCTTTGCAGGATCATATCAGCTATGCGGCTCAGCTTGTTGATCATGTTGGCATTTTTTTCAAGGAGAATATTGAATTTGAGAACGAGGAAGCAAAAGCAGTATTGCGGGATGATGATATTCCCAAAGTAATGGAGAGTTTTCGCACCAAAATTTCTGCGCTGGACGTTGTGGATGTTGCTAATGTAAAAGCCCTGCTGAAGTCGATGATTAAGGAACTGAAACTTGGCGGCAAAAAGGTATATATGCCTATCCGGGTGGCCCTGACCGGATGTATGCACGGGCCGGAGCTGTTTCAAATTATCCCGCTGTTAGGCAGGGAACGGGTTTTGGCCAGAATAGAAGCAACTTTGGCTAAAATATAATTGACAGGAAAAGTTACCCTTAGTATAATGCAGATAGGAATAGGGTCGGCAGGAAACAGGCCGACAACAAATGTGATGAACGGGAGAAGTAAGCGTAAACTACCCCTCAGAGAGGTATCGTCACTGGCTGAGAGCGATATCAGGGAAGGAACGCTGAAATGCACCCGTGAACTGACTGGCTGAACCGTGAGCGGCAGGCTGGCCCGGCAGCAGCCGTTACCATGCGGTGAGAGGGGTTTTAAACCCAAACAGAGTGGAACCACGGGCCACCGTCTCTGTATGAGACGGCGGCTTTTTTATATTTTATTGCAAATATTTGTTGGAGGGGTACAGATGTTTGGCAGGATAAAAAGCGACATTAAGGCGGTTTTTGAACGGGATCCGGCGGCACGCAGCGTCTGGGAAGTTTTACTGTGCTATCCGGGACTGCATGCTATCTGGCTGCACCGTATGTCCCATTATCTGTATAAACGGGGCTGGATTCTTCTGCCGCGGATGATTTCCAATCTGGGACGGTTCCTTACAGGAATTGAGATTCATCCCGGCGCTACCATCGGTAAGGGATTGTTTATTGATCATGGAACCGGGGTGGTGATTGGTGAGACTGCGGAACTGGGTGAGAATGTAACTCTGTATCAGGGAGTGACATTAGGGGGGACCGGCAAGGAAAAAGGCAAGCGGCATCCGACCATTGGCAATAATGTGGTGGTCGCTACCGGCGCCAAAGTATTGGGCTCCTTTAAAGTCGGTGATGATTCGAAAATTGGCGCCGGTTCAGTTGTTTTGCGGGAGGTGCCGCCACATTCCACTGTTGTCGGTATTCCGGGGAAAATTGTATGGCATGAAGGTGTTAAGCTGGCGA from Veillonellales bacterium includes:
- the disA gene encoding DNA integrity scanning diadenylate cyclase DisA produces the protein MSKNREERLWDARFIKTLQSVAPGTPLREGLENILRAKMGALILVGDSPALMEVVDGGFLLNCEYTPAGFYELAKMDGALVLSNDASHIIYANAQLVPNSNIITRETGTRHRTAERVARQTGALVIAISQRRNLVTLYLGNLRYTLKDIAVILNRANQALQALEKYKAVLSKGLITLSALEFEDLATLADVASLVIRAEKVKRIARDIARDIIELGREGRLISMQMEEVISEEDDVQFLIKDYCLSSGSTAHEQAGVQLAELSEENLEPYNVCRILGYGVTPNAIDIPVAPRGYRALQLIPRLPSLVVENLVAHFKTLHHIYNATITELDDVDGIGEVRAKTIKDGLKRVREQALLDGHM
- the ispD gene encoding 2-C-methyl-D-erythritol 4-phosphate cytidylyltransferase; translated protein: MKVTAVIAAAGQGRRMGGGINKIFIPLFDCPILVHSVRMFSHCPAVDSLVIVSAAGEAAQVEELLRNLTDVKPWQVVEGGSERQYSIARALTAIETETDIIVIHDGARPLVEAPAIEQVIATARQYRAAGIAVPVKDTIKSVNEAGFITETPERKALWAMQTPQAFEAGLLRQAYLEADRRQYLGTDDAGLVERLGIPVKIVAGSYRNIKITTPEDLIIAQALMKQGEKQDMLRMGMGYDVHCLVEGRKLILGGVDIPYRKGLEGHSDADVLLHAVQDALLGAAALGDIGCHFPDSDPRYKGVSSLLLLERVKLIIKNHGYRAHNIDATIVAEKPKLAGYIETMNRNIAVALDIGIQQVNVKATTTEGLGFAGRGEGIAAYAVATLLPQK
- a CDS encoding PIN/TRAM domain-containing protein, coding for MLDKILRAVITVLTAIAGLMLTEWISRFLPSIVSVDFLRMGIFGSTVAAILSLIFGAAIGGAIGFLVAPFFIKYLWQFTYWVEARLNKMPVYDVVAGAIGLAIGLIISNLLGSAFLPIPIVGSYVPGVLSIILGYLGINIAIHKREELFSLLGSIPWVGKDRQKDKHEESACGCKILDTSVIIDGRIADICKSGFIEGTLLIPVFVLEELQHIADSSDLLKRNRGRRGLDILNRIQKDLGMLVKIDNHDFEDIAEVDSKLVKLGQLLGAKVLTNDYNLNKVAELQGVQVLNINELSNAVKPVVLPGEEMTVRIVKDGKEFGQGVAYLDDGTMIVVDGGKKYIGETVTVLVTSVLQTAAGRMIFAKLKAVEKGA
- the spoIIP gene encoding stage II sporulation protein P; amino-acid sequence: MLRLLFAALSVLWLLGTFPGFSVAASSVSWENQEIDDGYITAIDDSGIIILQTGLTVHPGDHYIDEANHLYEITAVEGRMAKARVLSGRAILFDEAVAVPAQAAPSRPIIAVYHTHTDESYIPTDGKASISGRGSIMLVGDALTSRLAELGFQTIHDKTLHEPHDANAYQRSRRTFLKLLKQQPATLFDLHRDSAPVAFYQTTINGQTAAKILLVVGQQNQNQATTLDYAKRIKAAADARYKSLIRGIFIARGNYNQDLNPRSMLLEIGTQYNTLQAAAYSATLFADVVPSFLPPGPVPDSAAAISGDSNPIPPAGMTDTAAGDAAGAAAEFPESTVHDLFFILAAFILGAIAYLYLSTGSWQEAKAKLARFRKYEFINFFGSRKKRKD
- a CDS encoding CarD family transcriptional regulator — protein: MLSVGDKVVYPMHGAGVIEAIEEHEVLGQRQLYYILTMPYGGMRVMIPLKNVDNVGLREVIGPPEVEKVAGILQAAASPVNTSWNRRFNLNLSKIKSGSIYEVAEVVRNLMLQDQAKKLSTGERRLLDTARQILVSELVLACGKDVNSVEEWLSGLIQGSTPGN
- the gltX gene encoding glutamate--tRNA ligase; translated protein: MRVRFAPSPTGPFHIGGARSALFNWLLAQKCGGKLVLRIEDTDLERSSKESEENIKDALRWLGITWDEGADMGGPYGPYHQTERLDIYRQYTEKMLASGQAYYCYCSEDEVETERQAQLAKGETPRYSGRCRNLTAEDRARLEAEGRKPVVRFKVPQNQQIVFKDLVRDTVSFDSNGIGDFVIVKSDGIPVYNYAVVIDDALMRITHVIRAEEHLSNTPRQVLLYQALGFELPQFGHISLILGKDRTKMSKRHGATSVEQYRDLGYLPEGIVNFLALLGWAPTGEQEIFSREELVQQFSMERVAKNPAVFDIDKLNWINAHYIRQADPEKIMELALPHLRAAGYIGDELTTEKRTWLVEVVAALQDHISYAAQLVDHVGIFFKENIEFENEEAKAVLRDDDIPKVMESFRTKISALDVVDVANVKALLKSMIKELKLGGKKVYMPIRVALTGCMHGPELFQIIPLLGRERVLARIEATLAKI
- the cysE gene encoding serine O-acetyltransferase, with product MRRRLFYILLQIFVGGVQMFGRIKSDIKAVFERDPAARSVWEVLLCYPGLHAIWLHRMSHYLYKRGWILLPRMISNLGRFLTGIEIHPGATIGKGLFIDHGTGVVIGETAELGENVTLYQGVTLGGTGKEKGKRHPTIGNNVVVATGAKVLGSFKVGDDSKIGAGSVVLREVPPHSTVVGIPGKIVWHEGVKLANARDEVDLEHSDLPDPVAEMMLCMQRNAVRLEQRVTQLERELKQRDNKSI
- the radA gene encoding DNA repair protein RadA — protein: MGKRRTAFVCQECGYDTGKWLGKCPGCGGWNTMVEEVIAPEPSKAGIALGLSTGLSPVPIGEVDTKDAPRFSTGSGELDRVLGGGGIPGSMVLVVGDPGVGKSSLTLKVCSYVARQRGKVLYVTGEESTRQVRMRADRLKAVENELYVLSETNLDVIEQHALKLKPDVLVIDSIQTVFRPELQSAPGSVSQVRESAAQLLRLAKTHSIATFIVGHVTKDGTLAGPRVLEHIVDTVLYFEGERNSQFRVLRAVKNRFGSTNEIGLFEMRSEGLLDVPDASKLFLSERPLNVPGSVVVPTIEGTRPLLVEIQALVSSSPFMPPRRTSDSVDSKRIQLLLAVLEKRVGLLLGNSDVYVKVAGSIKVEEPAIDLGVAVALTSSFRNRRTAGNTAVFGEVGLAGEVRAVTQAESRIREAEKMGFKKIILPQGNVKGLSLASSIPLVGVETVAEGLEAALE
- a CDS encoding DUF1573 domain-containing protein gives rise to the protein MQAKCCQDFQNAVDDYLIRHRSVLDVLTKYQESTARVNRAFAKAVTECGCITVNASRQQVPADTQYSDLKSFMSSHLSGIPCDSCQEILTKEIGHNLFYLAALCNLSGLKLEDVLNREFDNVTTLGFFHLS